CGTCCCGACCGTGCTACGGAGCACTGCTACGGATGGCTGGGTCGAAGAAGTGTGGCATTGGAGtacccaaccccccccccccccccctcgaagGTCCCCATAGGTGCTAAGGAGCAGCCGGcggttggaaaggaaataaatgaGAAGCCATAAACAAGAATCACGTACGACGATTGCTGGCATCGTTCTGCCGGATGCCGTTCCGGAACGATTCAAGCCCAGCGCTGGACTGAGGGTTATATGAATCGTCCtgatggggggggggtgggaagctgataaaatttaaattactgTACGCTTCTCCTCTCCTTTACGCCGTTGCGTCAAGTTGTGCCATCCCGAGAGGCGGCGCTTGGCTGTTtgatgaagagagagagagagaagacgagagagaaaaaaagagagagaagactagggagaaaaaaaggcataCTGTTATGGTGACAGTTATAAGGCTTGAGGGAGAAAAGATAAATCTCGACATTCGCTCATGAGCTTGAATGCGATGGGTTCGGATAAAAAGATGGTGGATTTATTGCGGGAAAAATCCAGCACGAGAGTAATAATCATTGACTATTTCACGCCACTAGTCGCTCACAATGACCAAGAGTATACTTGTGTTGATTAAAACCGCAAAGACTCAATCAATGGCCACGCGCAACGTAATAAGATTATACAATGTAGCACGCAACTGATGTGAACTTTAACCTCTCCTCACTCAATATGAGGTGAGAATGACACTCACAACTATGCTACAAACATTTCCAAGACAtgcacgcgcgtgtgtgtgtgtgttgtggtacGTTGTGGTGAAGATAAGATTTCCTTCGTGTATCGTGCCCTTTCCTACTCTCTCCGGTATCGTCCACGCAACGCATCGTTTTATCGACTGGCTAGCTCTGACTGGGATAATGACAGCGTCGTGGCGAGGTGTGGGAAAACGATTATACCCGCCGTGGATAATAATCGTTATTAAAGATTAACAATCTTGCTTCTTGCGAGGTCCGTTGTTTCCACCGTGCGCTAGCAAGCAATGCGGACAGCAGCTGCTGGTACGCCCCAGATAAGACACAACCGTCTGTGTGAAATCCGAGCCACCCCTTTTTCGGGACGGCCGGGGCAGATCAGACGGGGCAGATCAGATTTCTCCCCATTCAATAACCGGTAATCTTCGTAATGGTGAAGATCTGCGGACAATAAACGTTTGGCCCTGCCGCGAGGAGCCCAGCGGATGCTCCGCTCTTCCATTTCCGGCTGCCAAGGTGTTGGGTGTGGTAGTTTTGATTGGTGAGAAAATTCACCCATGGTTGTGAACCGAGTTGAATGATACTTCGAGGGGAGCTTAGCGAGTAGCCTTGCCAGCAAAGCGATAAGCTGTGAATGGTTGTGCGGTGGTTGGCTAGAAGGATGCAAGACTACGTTGGCCTTGGCAGAATAGGTTTCGATAATCCTTATCTCGAGGCCACGGTTCTAGCGATAGGAGCACCTTTTGGCGATAATGGTTGCTCTGGGGAAGAGTTATCGTTTATATCGGTGGAGTTTCTGACGATACACGAAACAGAAGCTGTTAAAGCGTTTAATTAGCTTTGGAGTGTGCAGAAAAGCATCGCTATGCTATGCTTTAGAGGTACAGGTAACTGTTAAAGACTCTAATTAACTTTCGATAATGATTGCTATATTAAATGGTATTAAGAATTTTTACTTGCCTCTGCCTCAACCAATCGCTTTAATTTCTTCCTCCCGTTTCCACCTTCCAGCTGCAGGTGCCAATAGTGCCGACGGTCGTTGCCAACACCGACGACGACTTTCTGGTTCCGTCCTCGCCGCCCCGCCGCCTGAGCCGCAGCTCGATCGATCTGCGCGATCTCGAGTACAAAGGCGAGGGCAAAATCAAAGCGTCCGACAGCGTGTCGTCCATCTTTCCGCTGCACTACGAGAACAATCTGCGCTACTCCGGCTCGGAACCGATACACATAAAAGAGGcacagcagctgcagcagcagcagcagcagcagccgaacgATCAGCAGCAACGTCGCGCCTCGCGCAAAGACAGCTTCCGGCAGATCAACTTCTTCCAGCCCTTCTTCTCGCGCAACAGCTTGCTGAAGACGTACATCAAGGGCGGGGCAGGTGGAACgggaggcggcggcggcggtggtggtggtggtagcggtACGGTGGGTGCAGTGACGGGCAGTGCCAGCGCCATCGCTGGCAACCAGCTGAACAACAACCGGTCGGTCGAGcggaacaacaaaaacaacgacaACCGCTCGAACAACAACATACTGGATCTGATCAATGTGGCCTCGTCGCTGAACAAAGGAGGAGACTCGGAGAAGGAGGTGAACACGCACAAGCGGCACCAGATTGCGGCGAGCGAGTCCGACTTCCTCACGATGATCGAGAAGCAGCGGCAGAAGCTGGGCAAAAACACCAACAGCCTGAAGAACTGCAACAAGGACGAGAAGGAGCTGATGTACGCGCTGAGCGATTCGGACTTTAGCGTCGGgctgcagaagcagcagcaggacgaGGGAGTCGCTCGCCGGTGCTTCAAGAATCTCGTCGGCAGTGAGGTGGCCCGGGACGGTATCTTTAAGATCGTGCTAAACGGCGAGGGAAATGGCGGAGCGGCGGAGACCGGTGGTGCATCACCGGCAGCAGCTGGGGTCGACGGCGGTGCGGAAAGCGTCATCGGGTCCGGTACGATGGGTACGCCCGACATCTTGATCGGCTGCTTTGACCATGGGTTTACGGGCTCGCGACCCGCCCTGAACAGCCCCACCGTGAAGGAGCTGGTGGCGGACGAGGGTGCGCTGATCAAAGCGTCCAGCCTGAAGGTGACCGACCGGGGCGACGGTACATCCGAACCATCGGCGGAGGGAGCGAAAGTGATCGACCTCATATCGACGATCAACGGGCCGGCCGGTGAGGACGGTGTGCGATCGGTAAAACCCCCGACCGGTCCCGACAATCAACTCTCCACCGCACTGAACGTGTCGCTCAACGCACGCTGCAGCCCGGTCAACATTCAGCTCAGCGAGGCGTCGACCATCTCGCTCGATCTGGTCGCGACGAGCCCGAAGGAGAAGCTGCCGAAGGTGCCGACGTCGGCACCGGCCACCGTCACCACGATCGACATCGCGagcgagatgatgatgatgctggcgGACAATCCCGACATCGTGATCGACAACAGCCATACCGGGGCGACGGTTTCGCCCACCTCGCGCACGGTCACGCCGTCGCGTGCCCCATCGATCATGACGCCGTCGCCGCAGCATAATCCACGGCTCGGCCGCAAGCGCCAGTCCTCCACGGTGACGTACAACATCAACGTGATCAACTTCCAGGCGGGCGACAATCCGGACGATGACGCGAGCTATCAGCTGAACAATCGCAACGGCAGTGGTGGAGGAACTGCGACCGCTGGCGGACGCTCGAACAGCTCCACGAGTGAGTAgcgcttttgtgtgttttagcCTTTGGCGTCCATCGCAACCACGTTTAGCACAGCACACAAATactctcacacgcacacactggaCATCTGCGCACACTCATTTGCACCTCATTCTCTCATACATTCATTCCGGGCGCGTTCGACGTCTCTTTCCTTCttggcgtgtgtgtttttttctatccaatgtcggtgtattgatggtccccTTCCTCGTTTCGATTGAAGTAGGCATatcgtttttctgttttttttatccggtatacggcacacacacactcatgcacGATTGTTGGTAGAAGGTGGGTGGAAAAGAAACATTAAGAAAATCCATTAATTTTGTAATTAGGTATTGTGAAGTTTAAACAATTTGTTTAAGTAAAGTATTTGCTATCAATACTTAGTAAATTACGCAAAAAAATGAGCCATCCGCCATAGTACGATGCGTGcgtaagtgtgtatgtgtgtgtgtttttcccccTGCAATGATAATTGTTAGTTTCTTGTATCTTAACCCTGGCATTACATTGTAAAATGATCCATAGGCGTTCCGGTCCCGATAGGTTTCAGTATGTTTGTGTCAATTAATACCACGATGTATCTAATTCCATATTTAATGTTGTgtgtatacaaaaaaaaaaccctccaaagATTGTCCTCTCGGCAGCAGGCATTTTATTTAAAGCGGCACATCTGTATGGTTTAAAGCCCGAGTATACATTGATGCTCTGATACACGTCGCTGTATGTTTTGCTTGGTCCAAATACTCTAAAATCTTCTCTGCCTGTTTGTATTTTCTTCCCCGTGACTATCTTCCACGCGTTGTGTGaaccttttgtgtgtgtgtgtgtttgtttgttgttctctttctcttccttggctgtgtatgagtgtgtgtgtgtgtgtgtgtgtgtgtgtgtgtgtttgaaatgaTCGTCCTAGGACAACTCTCACCCTGCTCGTTAGGCATTGTGTATTCTATACCTTCCTCGTGCACCCGACTCTTCTCTTTCCTCTCTATTTTGTGTGTTGGTTAGTGCGTCTCGGTGTGagtctgtgtgtctgtttctttgttgtttttgtttagatAAACGCAGGTGTTAGTTTTGTATTTCTCTGGCGCTCAAACATTCCACGACACCTACCACGCCGGTCAGAGGCTTGATGGCGCTTGTGGAATGCTGCCGCGACCAGCCGCGAGGTCGAATTATGCAGTTGGTCCCAATtcacaggagcagcagcagacaaacaaaaaatccacccAGCTTGTCCCCAGTGACCAGGCAGGCCAAATCCGAACGAACATGAATAACAAGAAACGAGCCACATTCaacaaacgaagcaaaaatGGAGACGATGATCAAATTCTACCGTAGGCCACGTGCCGGTCGTTGCTTCGCTCGGTTTGGTTCCATTCGCTGCGCGGAATCATTTCCAGCAAGGGCAAACCATTCAGGGCAACTTATGGAGAATTTAATTACGCGTCCTTGCGTGCGTGGTCGATGAATTTTGAtatcgagcaaaaaaaaaagactaagAGCATGGTCCTGGGGCGCGTGCCACCTTACTGCACGGTGGTAATCATGAAAGATAATTAATTTCTTACGTAAGCAATGGCTTTAAAATAACCTGCTTTCGCCAATGGTTCTATTTCGGAACACTCAATTTCTGCCTGTTGATGGGAAAAAGTTAGTCGTTAATTAAAGCGTAAGCGAGTGCCCGATGGCGGGTGAAAGGTAAAATGTGCTTACCATGATTATTTTTCACACCGCAACTTGTTCAGCAAATTTGAATTCAATAGCACCACACTCCCCCCGCCCCAGCACACCCACTGACTGGGAGGGGCAATTTTTTTCCGATCTGTAAATCGGATTACGAACCGATTTACTCAAGTTATTGTTCAACGCGCACCGCGCaccgggcgcctccatcgctCAAtccaccaggcgtctccatcgtgTGCCGCTCAAAATCAAATTTGGATACAGTTTTGGCGTTTTATAATaccttgtttttattttccatcactTTGTTTCGGTTTGCATCACACCAACTAGCAGCTCCCCCACGCTACATGGGTTTTAAAAGTTTGCCTACAGCCCAGCGACAAATAAATTCCCAAATGACCATCGCGTACCAAA
This is a stretch of genomic DNA from Anopheles merus strain MAF chromosome 2R, AmerM5.1, whole genome shotgun sequence. It encodes these proteins:
- the LOC121588290 gene encoding octopamine receptor beta-3R-like isoform X3 — encoded protein: MFTSRSVPPTAQPEVNALLGAATQPITLPGALATVASALASAGSATLTSLAMAPTSGGPEVDGAAGGWNGTGDATSGAAGDHQPVGTSTNAVNLTVPTASTIVEPADRLVELTVLCLKSLIFGSIIIGAVLGNALVIISVHKNRKLRVITNYFVVSLAMADMLVALCAMTFNASVELSGRWLFGSFMCDVWNSLDVYFSTASILHLCCISVDRYFAIVRPLEYPLYMTQRTVFFMLANVWVLPALISFTPIFLGWYTTAEHLAALKINPDLCIFVVNKSYAIISSSISFWIPGIVMVTMYYRIYKEAVRQRKALSRTSSNILLNSVQINNASNTLHANHHHHNHHHQHLHHRNHHLRASDCDLGIDIKDIQHDTHSELSDLDLQVPIVPTVVANTDDDFLVPSSPPRRLSRSSIDLRDLEYKGEGKIKASDSVSSIFPLHYENNLRYSGSEPIHIKEAQQLQQQQQQQPNDQQQRRASRKDSFRQINFFQPFFSRNSLLKTYIKGGAGGTGGGGGGGGGGSGTVGAVTGSASAIAGNQLNNNRSVERNNKNNDNRSNNNILDLINVASSLNKGGDSEKEVNTHKRHQIAASESDFLTMIEKQRQKLGKNTNSLKNCNKDEKELMYALSDSDFSVGLQKQQQDEGVARRCFKNLVGSEVARDGIFKIVLNGEGNGGAAETGGASPAAAGVDGGAESVIGSGTMGTPDILIGCFDHGFTGSRPALNSPTVKELVADEGALIKASSLKVTDRGDGTSEPSAEGAKVIDLISTINGPAGEDGVRSVKPPTGPDNQLSTALNVSLNARCSPVNIQLSEASTISLDLVATSPKEKLPKVPTSAPATVTTIDIASEMMMMLADNPDIVIDNSHTGATVSPTSRTVTPSRAPSIMTPSPQHNPRLGRKRQSSTVTYNINVINFQAGDNPDDDASYQLNNRNGSGGGTATAGGRSNSSTSGTSTRPSKGWRAEHKAARTLGIIMGVFLLCWLPFFLWYVITTLCGEEACPCPDVVITVLFWIGYFNSTLNPLIYAYFNRDFREAFRNTLQSLLPCFVRRSPYGHSVYYV